The nucleotide sequence GCTACACCCGGTGCTTCCTGGACAAACTGCACCTCTTCGATCAGAAAACGCGGCTCTGGAAAGTGGGGGCCATGAGGCAGCACCTCGGCGTTCCAGCCAAGGGAGCCGTCATCAGGTCCTGCCACCTGCAACGCGGCAAGGACCGGTGTGCCACCTACTACAAACAGTTCACCTGCCACGCCCTGGCCGCCTAAATGATCGTctcttttaaaaatacaacaatcggttgtttaaataaatttaattgttttcaaatatttctCCAATTAATTAAATGTTGTGTGTTTAAAAGTAGTACTTTTTGGCTTGACGAGTGCCGTTTTAGTTGTGATCCTAGAACACTAATACCTTTGAGGTCTCAAGACTGCGCCTTTGTCTCCTCCACCAGCTGGTTTCCATTTACTCGCTCCCAGCACTTGTACTCCTGGTACATCCAGGAGCACTTGTTGGGCGCCTCCTGCCGCTGCTTCTCACTTAGGCGGCAGCCACTGTAGTCCGCCCCGACCGACAGGTCCTCGTTTTCGGAGGGACCGAATGCCTGCTGCCAGTTGGCCAGGCGCCAGTTGCCGGCGGAATCGTAGAAGGCCATGGCATCGGCGAAGCACTGGAAGAGGCACGGGATGGGCTCCTTGGCCTTCAGCTTACTGTACTGCAGCAGCTCCACGTTGGTGGCGTTCAGCTGGCGGGAACACTGGAGCAGGGTGCTCAAGCTGGTGCCCGCATGCATCTCGGCCTGCTTGAGGCACCTGAGTCCCCGGTAGGCGAAAGTGCAGCCGTCGGAGGA is from Drosophila suzukii chromosome 3, CBGP_Dsuzu_IsoJpt1.0, whole genome shotgun sequence and encodes:
- the Obp83ef gene encoding uncharacterized protein Obp83ef, with the protein product MSAPWIILLSLFLISSQVLADLSGDAQTLEKCLRELSSPEKIAGDLQKLERYPSWTREELPCLMRCLARGKGWFDSEANKWKLKRLTDDLGADVYNYCRFELRRMSSDGCTFAYRGLRCLKQAEMHAGTSLSTLLQCSRQLNATNVELLQYSKLKAKEPIPCLFQCFADAMAFYDSAGNWRLANWQQAFGPSENEDLSVGADYSGCRLSEKQRQEAPNKCSWMYQEYKCWERVNGNQLVEETKAQS